A DNA window from Hemitrygon akajei chromosome 26, sHemAka1.3, whole genome shotgun sequence contains the following coding sequences:
- the LOC140716708 gene encoding interleukin-18-like, translating to MSCRGQTVCFKLYNVYKRCIKNINGKILKVHSQGRLEPVAYFHSYPSPQSETDHDGIDFSLVLYKKLLNIQMPAGIPIVFQITVNGLVYHMYCTEEENRKVLKFKEGHAPIKVQENMKNLIFFLQNFDDIYYKFESAWARGWFLGTEKDGTFTLKEVQARDDETIAVSLNEV from the exons ATGTCCTGCAGAG GTCAGACTGTTTGCTTCAAattatataatgtatataaaCGTTGCATCaaaaatataaatggtaagattcTCAAGGTTCACAGTCAAGGGAGGCTAGAGCCTGTGGCGTACTTTCATAGTTATCCATCTCCTCAATCTGAAACAG ATCACGATGGCATAGATTTTTCTCTGGTGCTCTATAAAAAACTGTTGAACATCCAAATGCCAGCAGGCATCCCAATTGTGTTCCAGATTACAGTCAATGGATTGGTCTATCACATGTACTGTACTGAGGAAGAAAACCGGAAAGTCTTGAAGTTTAAG GAAGGCCATGCTCCAATCAAAGTGCAAGAGAATATGAAGAACTTAATCTTTTTCCTGCAGAACTTTGATGATATCTATTACAAATTCGAATCTGCATGGGCACGCGGCTGGTTCTTGGGCACTGAGAAAGATGGCACTTTCACTTTGAAGGAAGTTCAGGCGAGGGATGATGAAACAATAGCTGTCTCCTTGAATGAAGTATAA